The following proteins are encoded in a genomic region of Canis lupus familiaris isolate Mischka breed German Shepherd chromosome 6, alternate assembly UU_Cfam_GSD_1.0, whole genome shotgun sequence:
- the LOC100683946 gene encoding LOW QUALITY PROTEIN: nucleolar protein 16-like (The sequence of the model RefSeq protein was modified relative to this genomic sequence to represent the inferred CDS: substituted 1 base at 1 genomic stop codon), producing the protein MPKAKGKTRRQKFGYNVNRKSLNRNAXRKAAPRIECSHIQHAWDHAKSVRQNLAEMGLAMDPNKAVPLQKRKVKAMEVDIEERPKELVRKPYVLNDLEAEASLPEKKGNTLSRDLIDYVHYMVENNGEDKAMARDEKNYYQDTPKQIRNKINFYRRFYPAEWQTFIESLQKKMEIE; encoded by the exons ATGCCCAAGGCCAAGGGGAAGACCAGGAGACAAAAATTCGGTTACAATGTTAACCGGAAGAGTCTGAACCGGAATGCTTGACGGAAAGCAGCGCCACGGATTGAGTGTTCCCACATCCAACATGCCTGGGACCACGCTAAATCCGTGCGGCAGAACCTGGCCGAGATGGGGTTGGCTATGGACCCCAACAAGGCAGTACCCCTCCAAAAGAGAAAGGTGAAGGCCATGGAGGTGGACATAGAGGAGAGGCCTAAGGAGCTTGTGCGGAAGCCCTATGTGCTCAATGACCTAGAGGCAGAAGCCAGCCtcccagaaaagaaaggaaacacactGTCTCGAGACCTTATTGACTATGTGCACTACATGGTGGAGAATAACGGGGAGGACAAGGCTATGGCCCGGGACGAGAAGAATTACTATCAAGATACCCCAAAACAGATTCGGAA taagatcaACTTCTATAGGCGTTTTTACCCAGCAGAGTGGCAAACCTTCATTGAATCTTTGCAGAAGAAGATGGAGATTGAGTGA